Proteins encoded in a region of the Flavobacteriaceae bacterium HL-DH10 genome:
- a CDS encoding universal stress protein yields MKRKILLPTDFSKNAWHAITYALELYKNDHCHFYILNVYSATSNFLDSIFNMEPGSELHKTAKLKSENGLAKVLDILAFKDHDNPKHHFETISKFNNVVESIIDIVEEKDIEMIVMGTQGEMASNKKVFGGVAINVMEKARNCPVIVVPELAKHNLPKEIVFPTSFKTHLKRKELNYLIELAQKCEAAIRVLHIAVEDTLSEKQLNNKQLLEEYFENIEYTFHTLSHMDIPTAINCFVESRESDMVTFINKKHAFFGSMLTQALVKEIGTDSKVPILVMHDLRN; encoded by the coding sequence ATGAAACGCAAAATATTATTACCAACAGATTTTTCTAAAAATGCGTGGCATGCTATAACTTATGCATTAGAATTATATAAAAATGATCATTGCCATTTCTACATTTTAAACGTGTATTCTGCAACTAGTAATTTTTTAGACAGTATATTTAATATGGAACCTGGAAGTGAGTTACATAAAACAGCTAAGTTAAAATCTGAAAACGGATTAGCTAAAGTTTTAGACATACTTGCTTTTAAAGATCATGATAATCCAAAACATCACTTTGAAACTATTTCAAAATTTAACAATGTTGTTGAATCCATTATAGATATAGTTGAAGAAAAGGATATCGAAATGATAGTAATGGGAACTCAAGGCGAAATGGCTTCTAATAAAAAAGTATTTGGAGGTGTCGCTATAAACGTTATGGAAAAAGCACGAAACTGTCCTGTAATAGTAGTTCCTGAATTAGCGAAGCATAATTTACCTAAAGAAATTGTATTCCCCACTAGTTTTAAAACCCATTTAAAAAGAAAAGAACTAAACTATTTAATAGAATTAGCACAAAAATGTGAAGCAGCAATAAGAGTTTTACATATAGCTGTCGAAGATACATTAAGTGAGAAGCAACTCAATAATAAACAACTTTTAGAAGAATACTTTGAAAATATAGAATATACATTCCACACGCTTAGTCATATGGATATACCTACAGCTATTAATTGTTTTGTTGAAAGTAGAGAAAGTGACATGGTCACTTTTATAAATAAAAAACATGCTTTTTTTGGTAGCATGTTAACACAAGCTTTGGTAAAAGAAATTGGAACAGACTCTAAAGTCCCCATCTTAGTAATGCATGATTTAAGAAACTAA